The following proteins are encoded in a genomic region of Alnus glutinosa chromosome 8, dhAlnGlut1.1, whole genome shotgun sequence:
- the LOC133875235 gene encoding uncharacterized protein LOC133875235, which translates to MLSLTHSHLLAEEKATGSERGCSYYMWKQKFPVRQENKVERRMDVEQLVITLAFPIEERLNRGMSSPGVYAFLPTEMVTNFPFIIQADFLLAASRETILLDNKWNKGILACVPSAFIDALVSLIKNSENAPVSSLAPMFKFIPVNTSSYQELNIVRESIKAKLIEENIVPSESYTKQKFFHKPREVGRLMPAFWSILEKAWKQEVSLFNLSSHGKYILSSSFDKEEYDHILNFLGVEPVNNEWYAKCIQSSNLVAGVSEDLHLEILLFVADNWMSKFDCTNMKNIALYIKYVGLDGDESLCSINECTHRNRERLVSLSRQYDQVSWLVDCSKEFRCVGNRFFSAKKHTRSYILQL; encoded by the coding sequence ATGCTGAGTCTTACACACTCCCATCTCTTGGCGGAGGAAAAGGCTACGGGGTCCGAAAGAGGATGCAGCTACTATATGTGGAAGCAGAAGTTTCCTGTCAGGCAAGAAAACAAAGTGGAAAGAAGAATGGATGTAGAACAGTTGGTGATCACGTTGGCTTTTCCCATTGAAGAGCGTCTCAACAGAGGGATGAGCTCACCTGGGGTCTATGCATTTCTTCCCACAGAGATGGTCACTAACTTTCCCTTCATAATCCAGGCAGATTTTCTTCTTGCAGCATCAAGGGAAACAATCCTCTTGGACAACAAGTGGAACAAAGGGATTCTTGCATGTGTGCCCTCTGCTTTTATCGACGCTTTGGTCTCGCTAatcaaaaattcagaaaatgcTCCAGTATCTAGTTTGGCTCCCATGTTCAAGTTCATTCCTGTCAACACCTCTTCTTATCAAGAGTTGAATATCGTGAGGGAGTCGATCAAAGCAAAGCTCATCGAAGAAAATATTGTTCCAAGTGAGTCGTACACAAAGCAGAAATTTTTTCATAAACCTCGCGAAGTTGGTAGGCTTATGCCTGCTTTCTGGAGCATATTGGAGAAGGCATGGAAGCAAGAGGTGAGCTTGTTTAATCTCTCATCCCATGGAAAGTATATTTTGAGTTCTTCATTTGATAAGGAGGAGTATGATCACATATTGAATTTCTTGGGAGTGGAACCAGTCAACAATGAATGGTACGCAAAGTGCATCCAGAGTTCTAATCTTGTTGCAGGAGTTTCAGAGGACTTGCATTTAGAGATCTTACTATTTGTTGCTGATAATTGGATGTCCAAATTTGACTGTACCAACATGAAGAACATAGCACTATATATAAAGTATGTGGGTCTTGATGGGGATGAGTCTTTGTGCAGTATAAATGAATGCACACACCGGAACCGAGAGAGGTTGGTGTCCTTATCACGTCAGTATGATCAGGTGTCGTGGCTGGTTGATTGTAGCAAGGAATTCAGATGTGTGGGAAATCGTTTTTTTTCTGCCAAAAAGCACACAAGAAGCTATATTCTCCAACTCTAA